In Chitinivibrionia bacterium, a single window of DNA contains:
- a CDS encoding FkbM family methyltransferase: protein MKNVVRKIGVLFRDGVSKNLKDLEKYKQIKSDIICLNQKINNARNYLLRLNPNEQNAETTEIIKFVENNNLYMMYAHDFIKEYNPININVLTDEECNMNYVVHNNKRLYFPQAFDTENCRNYYCSLCVEQDHRSPHRYDTPEYSPKIGDVIADIGAAEGVWALAHVETAGKIYLFECEQEWITALQKTFEPWKDKVEIVNKFISDTTNEKCITFDDFIKDKEINVIKADIEGAEQAMLRGCAQTLSRREKDDLKLLLCTYHKSDDAENIKSILEESGFATEFSKGYLVVYWDDKEPYLRKGVIRAQKKNKWR, encoded by the coding sequence ATGAAAAATGTCGTAAGAAAAATAGGTGTTTTGTTTCGTGACGGAGTGAGCAAAAACTTAAAAGATTTGGAAAAATACAAACAAATAAAAAGCGATATAATTTGTTTGAATCAAAAAATAAATAATGCCAGAAATTATCTGCTTAGATTAAACCCAAATGAACAAAATGCTGAAACGACAGAAATAATTAAATTTGTTGAAAACAACAATTTGTACATGATGTATGCGCATGACTTCATAAAAGAATATAATCCGATAAACATAAATGTCCTTACAGATGAAGAGTGTAATATGAATTATGTTGTACACAACAATAAACGGTTGTATTTCCCACAAGCGTTTGATACGGAAAATTGCCGCAATTATTATTGCTCTCTGTGTGTAGAACAAGATCACAGGTCTCCGCACAGATATGATACTCCGGAATATTCACCCAAGATTGGCGATGTAATTGCCGACATTGGCGCGGCAGAGGGGGTTTGGGCTTTAGCACACGTAGAAACAGCCGGGAAAATATATTTGTTTGAATGCGAACAGGAATGGATAACCGCATTACAAAAAACATTTGAACCTTGGAAAGATAAGGTTGAGATTGTTAATAAATTTATTTCTGATACAACTAATGAGAAATGTATAACTTTTGACGATTTCATAAAAGACAAAGAAATCAATGTTATTAAAGCGGACATCGAAGGCGCAGAACAGGCAATGTTGCGCGGTTGTGCGCAAACGCTTTCACGGCGGGAAAAAGACGATTTGAAATTACTGTTATGCACATACCACAAAAGCGATGATGCGGAAAACATAAAATCAATTTTGGAAGAAAGCGGTTTTGCAACCGAATTTTCAAAAGGTTACTTGGTTGTGTACTGGGACGATAAAGAACCGTATTTACGAAAAGGAGTAATACGGGCGCAAAAAAA
- a CDS encoding winged helix-turn-helix transcriptional regulator, translating into MGLLINVSKIYKQWKKARQAKKDLPVQVAIAKKLDSYVANFLSGKIERFSAVPKKPELVGKKIIWQFWYQGIDENTPKLVRTCFDSVKKQMSDYEVIVLSSENMNEFLELPEFVFKRLGAGGYKLEKLANLVRLYLLSAYGGVWLDATIYLTASIEEKYLQKDFFALQRGETPPSDLKYFTNFDPIGLSWSEKSFVRMQNSYMIAKPNNKIINDLLSILLEYWKKEEQTGHYFFFQICFNQMMQHDEWKKQNCEIVCYADFHRFLIAGFDRFNQVLYDEITARCNVHKLTLYWTRKKIPIGSLADVIVNKKGQNKGDNKGDNKGDNKISANQQMILKCIADNSAITITELSAMVKIVESKVKENIAKLKNMGLIERIGSRKVGYWKITNGGKK; encoded by the coding sequence ATGGGACTTTTAATAAATGTTTCAAAAATATATAAACAGTGGAAGAAAGCGCGACAAGCCAAAAAAGACCTTCCGGTGCAAGTTGCAATAGCCAAAAAACTGGATAGTTACGTTGCGAATTTTTTAAGCGGGAAAATAGAGCGATTTTCTGCTGTTCCTAAAAAGCCCGAACTCGTCGGCAAAAAAATTATCTGGCAATTTTGGTATCAGGGAATTGATGAAAACACGCCGAAACTTGTCCGCACTTGCTTTGATTCCGTTAAAAAACAAATGAGCGACTACGAAGTAATTGTATTGTCAAGCGAAAATATGAATGAATTTCTCGAATTACCCGAATTTGTTTTCAAAAGATTAGGCGCGGGCGGCTACAAACTCGAAAAACTTGCAAATCTTGTGCGCTTGTACTTGCTCTCTGCTTACGGCGGTGTTTGGCTTGACGCGACAATTTATTTGACTGCGTCCATCGAAGAAAAATACTTGCAAAAAGACTTTTTCGCGCTTCAGCGCGGCGAAACACCTCCGAGCGACCTGAAATATTTTACAAATTTTGACCCGATAGGTCTTTCTTGGTCTGAAAAATCTTTTGTGAGAATGCAAAATTCCTATATGATTGCAAAGCCGAATAATAAAATTATAAACGACCTTCTTTCCATATTGCTTGAATACTGGAAAAAAGAGGAGCAAACAGGGCATTATTTCTTTTTTCAAATTTGCTTTAATCAAATGATGCAACACGACGAATGGAAAAAACAGAATTGCGAAATTGTCTGCTACGCCGATTTTCATAGATTTTTGATAGCGGGATTTGACCGCTTCAACCAAGTGTTATACGACGAAATAACGGCTCGATGCAACGTGCATAAATTGACACTTTACTGGACAAGAAAGAAGATTCCCATCGGCTCATTGGCAGATGTTATTGTGAATAAAAAAGGTCAGAATAAAGGGGACAATAAAGGGGACAATAAAGGGGACAATAAAATATCTGCCAACCAACAGATGATACTAAAATGTATTGCTGATAATTCTGCGATTACAATAACAGAATTATCAGCAATGGTAAAAATTGTTGAAAGCAAAGTGAAAGAAAATATCGCTAAACTTAAAAATATGGGTTTAATCGAACGCATCGGAAGTCGGAAAGTGGGTTATTGGAAAATTACCAACGGAGGGAAAAAATGA
- a CDS encoding glycosyltransferase, translating into MKISVIIPIYNAEKYLKATLNSIRFQTYENLEIVCVLDCPTDNSAKIANEIARIDSRVKLVEHSKNSGLPAARNSGVENATGEYIHFMDSDDLLSPDFYETMIIAAEETNADVVACSVFYEKKPKRSIWFQKSEVLSETNDKIGKTEVAIQGWAWRYLIKRSFWNEQKFSFPDLVPMEDKPVMIPMIYYANKVVLCPNAVYFYKNRDSSILNKKYDPVREKQRSENRQKARSIFKNFMRVNKIKRPNRYLYYIKKHFA; encoded by the coding sequence ATGAAAATCAGCGTAATTATTCCGATTTACAACGCGGAGAAATATTTGAAGGCGACATTAAATTCTATTCGTTTTCAAACATATGAAAATTTGGAAATCGTTTGCGTTTTGGATTGTCCGACTGATAATTCCGCTAAAATCGCCAACGAAATCGCCCGGATTGACAGCCGTGTAAAATTGGTGGAGCATTCAAAAAACAGCGGTTTGCCCGCCGCAAGAAATTCGGGTGTTGAAAATGCAACAGGCGAATATATTCATTTTATGGATTCCGATGATTTGCTTAGCCCTGATTTTTATGAAACAATGATAATTGCTGCGGAAGAAACAAATGCCGATGTCGTAGCGTGCTCTGTCTTTTATGAGAAAAAGCCGAAAAGAAGCATTTGGTTTCAAAAAAGCGAAGTTTTGTCGGAAACTAACGATAAAATCGGAAAAACAGAGGTTGCGATTCAGGGTTGGGCTTGGCGGTATTTAATCAAAAGGAGTTTTTGGAACGAGCAAAAATTTTCTTTTCCCGATTTAGTTCCGATGGAAGATAAACCCGTTATGATTCCTATGATTTATTATGCAAACAAAGTTGTTCTTTGTCCAAATGCCGTTTATTTTTACAAAAATCGGGATTCGTCAATATTGAACAAAAAGTATGACCCTGTTCGAGAAAAACAAAGAAGCGAAAACAGACAAAAAGCGCGAAGTATTTTCAAAAATTTTATGCGAGTAAATAAAATCAAGCGCCCAAATAGATATTTGTATTACATTAAAAAACATTTTGCTTAA
- a CDS encoding capsular polysaccharide synthesis protein: MLKVRYKIVSKISITLKKIRAITSVPKQNRVAKKLDNYIADFLDGKIEKFTAVPKKPELVGKKIFWQYWHQGVNENTSKMVVECLNSVKKHCDDYEIILLTDKIVWDYVELPAFVFEKFGKNGFSFAKLANLVRLYLLSAYGGVWLDATIYLTKPIDEKMLNEDFFAFQRSKIPPPDADVFIKADPLYFSWKPTFQAGMLNSFMIAKPNNKIVVDLLSILLEYWKKEKKMGHYFFFQILFNRMMENSEWKDLNCEIIGDTDCHRLQMKALEIFDQKVFDEIKAKSNIHKLTYRFDKFKQVPVSSFFDVIANGKIILEEK; encoded by the coding sequence ATGTTGAAAGTCAGATATAAAATAGTTTCTAAAATAAGTATAACTCTTAAAAAAATAAGAGCGATAACAAGCGTTCCGAAACAAAATAGAGTTGCGAAAAAATTAGACAATTATATCGCGGATTTTTTAGACGGGAAAATAGAAAAATTTACCGCTGTTCCCAAAAAGCCCGAATTAGTCGGAAAAAAGATTTTTTGGCAATATTGGCATCAGGGAGTAAATGAAAATACGTCGAAAATGGTTGTCGAATGTCTTAATTCCGTGAAAAAACACTGCGACGATTACGAAATAATTTTGCTGACCGACAAAATTGTGTGGGATTATGTTGAATTGCCCGCTTTTGTCTTTGAAAAATTCGGAAAAAACGGATTTAGTTTTGCAAAATTGGCAAATCTTGTGCGTTTATATTTGCTCTCAGCTTACGGCGGCGTTTGGCTCGATGCAACAATTTATTTGACAAAGCCAATAGACGAAAAAATGTTGAATGAAGATTTTTTTGCGTTTCAGCGCTCTAAGATACCGCCGCCGGACGCAGATGTTTTTATTAAAGCCGACCCTTTGTATTTCTCTTGGAAACCGACATTTCAAGCAGGAATGCTGAATTCTTTTATGATTGCAAAACCAAATAATAAAATTGTCGTCGACCTGCTTAGTATTTTGCTTGAATACTGGAAAAAAGAGAAAAAAATGGGACATTATTTCTTTTTTCAAATTTTATTTAACCGAATGATGGAGAATTCCGAGTGGAAAGACTTAAACTGCGAAATTATCGGCGATACGGATTGCCACAGATTGCAAATGAAAGCGCTTGAAATTTTTGACCAAAAAGTTTTTGACGAAATTAAAGCAAAAAGCAATATCCATAAATTGACTTACAGATTTGACAAATTTAAGCAAGTTCCTGTAAGCTCTTTTTTTGATGTTATTGCTAATGGGAAAATAATATTGGAGGAAAAATGA
- a CDS encoding glycosyltransferase family 61 protein, with the protein MALKPMIIEKGIIQPSFGKSERIFRTSFFSAGVLDDKGCPIRQSRTVIMEQDVLSPSRINLSKTAIKYIDDDAIYFGRPQNHFGHTLVGTMAVAYILLNSDYKNHKIVFIDEEPSEPTLTLLGYLGVNRNNVITIKEYIQLKSVVVVKQSFSATWMPRNGKGPYRISEEFIDTFRAIAKKFYKEDGDYPDKVYFSRSKLHPFLTLMNENKIERVFEQNGYKIFYPEQLPLEEQIKLVANANFYACIAGTLEHHSLFMKDGATLIVMTRGKKPVYRQVYINKMQKAIKHIYLRTNVQPLGEKGFRGILGATKDLIDFFDNNKFVYDAQELKPKFQDLINYIEWHFSNEQKRTEKNLKKIFKKLITHNKNFWKQING; encoded by the coding sequence ATGGCGTTAAAACCAATGATAATTGAAAAAGGAATAATACAGCCGTCTTTTGGTAAAAGCGAAAGGATTTTTCGTACAAGTTTTTTTTCGGCGGGCGTTCTTGACGATAAAGGATGTCCCATACGTCAAAGCAGAACGGTTATTATGGAACAAGACGTTTTATCTCCGTCTCGCATAAATTTATCCAAAACCGCGATAAAATATATTGACGACGACGCGATTTATTTCGGCAGACCTCAAAATCATTTCGGGCATACTTTGGTTGGGACAATGGCGGTTGCTTATATTCTTTTGAATAGCGATTACAAAAATCACAAAATAGTATTTATTGACGAAGAGCCAAGTGAGCCTACTTTAACATTGCTTGGATATTTGGGAGTAAATAGAAATAACGTTATTACAATAAAAGAATACATTCAACTTAAAAGCGTTGTTGTGGTAAAACAGTCGTTTTCTGCGACGTGGATGCCGCGAAACGGCAAAGGTCCATACAGAATAAGTGAAGAATTTATTGATACATTCCGTGCAATTGCAAAGAAATTTTATAAAGAAGACGGAGATTATCCCGACAAAGTATATTTTTCTCGCTCCAAACTACATCCCTTTTTAACTCTTATGAATGAAAACAAGATAGAGCGTGTGTTTGAACAGAACGGCTATAAAATATTTTACCCCGAACAATTGCCGTTAGAAGAACAAATTAAACTTGTTGCTAACGCTAACTTTTACGCTTGTATTGCAGGAACGCTCGAACATCACAGTTTGTTTATGAAAGACGGAGCAACATTGATTGTTATGACAAGAGGCAAAAAACCTGTATATAGACAAGTTTATATAAATAAAATGCAAAAAGCAATTAAGCATATATATTTGCGAACAAACGTTCAACCTTTGGGCGAAAAAGGATTTAGAGGAATTTTAGGCGCAACAAAAGATTTGATTGATTTTTTTGATAATAATAAATTTGTATATGACGCACAAGAGTTAAAACCTAAGTTTCAGGATTTAATAAATTACATAGAATGGCATTTTTCTAATGAACAAAAGCGCACGGAGAAAAACTTAAAGAAAATATTCAAAAAACTCATTACTCACAATAAAAATTTCTGGAAACAAATTAACGGATAA
- a CDS encoding glycosyltransferase — translation MTLWKRFKKKKRALHEQWRKFKKFVIIPFVKPLESKKDSPRYIVSLTSYGKRLKDVAPYAIITLLNQRVRPDKVVLWVGHKDKENISKTMKSLTKKGLEIRFCEDIRAYTKLLPALEMFPDDYIITADDDIYYPKNWLEKLLNKHKENPTKIICHRAHGIKVDKNNNLLPYCQWNNCNGQTNLKNLFPTGVGGILYPPKCFHKDINNKELFKKLAPFADDIWYWAMAIINKEYFGEEYPHIVIENGYSIKLRNVDTSQEANENALENYNVHQDGNDVQFKAVVEYYPQIKEALKKIEPTAITKD, via the coding sequence ATGACTTTATGGAAACGCTTCAAAAAGAAGAAAAGAGCCCTGCACGAACAATGGCGCAAATTTAAGAAATTTGTAATAATTCCGTTTGTTAAGCCATTGGAAAGCAAAAAAGATTCGCCGCGATATATCGTTTCTCTGACTTCTTACGGAAAACGATTAAAAGATGTAGCACCTTACGCAATTATTACACTTTTGAACCAAAGAGTAAGACCTGATAAGGTTGTTTTATGGGTAGGACATAAAGATAAAGAAAATATTTCCAAAACAATGAAGTCCTTAACGAAAAAAGGTCTCGAAATTCGTTTTTGCGAAGACATAAGAGCATACACCAAACTTCTTCCCGCGCTTGAAATGTTTCCGGATGATTATATTATCACAGCTGACGACGATATTTATTATCCGAAAAATTGGCTTGAAAAATTGCTGAACAAGCACAAGGAAAATCCTACAAAAATCATTTGTCATCGCGCACACGGAATAAAAGTAGATAAAAACAACAATCTTCTGCCTTATTGTCAATGGAATAATTGCAACGGACAAACTAATCTGAAAAATTTATTTCCCACGGGTGTCGGCGGCATATTGTATCCTCCGAAGTGTTTTCACAAAGATATTAACAACAAAGAATTATTCAAAAAACTTGCCCCCTTTGCCGACGATATTTGGTATTGGGCGATGGCGATTATTAACAAAGAGTATTTCGGTGAAGAATATCCGCATATTGTTATTGAAAACGGTTATTCTATAAAATTACGAAATGTCGATACTAGTCAAGAGGCAAACGAAAATGCATTAGAAAACTACAACGTTCACCAAGATGGAAACGATGTTCAATTCAAGGCGGTTGTTGAATACTATCCGCAGATTAAGGAAGCCTTAAAAAAAATTGAGCCAACCGCAATAACGAAGGATTAA
- the argJ gene encoding bifunctional glutamate N-acetyltransferase/amino-acid acetyltransferase ArgJ — protein MTNPKFTAVSEGVCAAKNFYACGTTAGIKKSGNSDLGIIYSDIDCVAAGTFTTNRVKAACVLQNSGMLPAKNIRAVICNSGNANACTGQRGIDDAKTVAKNVETAFNLEAESVLTASTGIIGEFLPVEKITAAIPALEKNLSRNGAHSFATAIMTTDTKQKECAYEIELSSGTFTIGGCCKGAGMIAPNMATMLGFITTDLNLDQDALNTLHKKTVNATFNNVTVDGDTSTNDMVIVMANGASKTSAKTDEDKKLVEEAFFTVYNELCAKIAEDGEGATKRVEIRVSNGKNFTDCKLAAKSVANSNLTKCAMFGNDPNWGRILCATGYSGAELDPAKIVVKLCGTPVFEYGSPAKFNAAELSAKMKSKLVLIEIDLGFANGSFAVAHTCDFSYDYVKINAEYST, from the coding sequence TTGACAAATCCAAAATTTACGGCAGTATCAGAGGGTGTTTGTGCCGCAAAAAACTTTTACGCCTGCGGAACTACGGCAGGAATTAAGAAATCGGGAAATTCCGACTTGGGAATTATTTACAGTGATATTGACTGTGTTGCGGCAGGAACTTTTACCACAAACCGCGTTAAAGCCGCTTGCGTTTTGCAAAACTCAGGAATGCTTCCCGCAAAGAACATTCGCGCCGTTATCTGCAACAGCGGAAACGCCAATGCCTGCACTGGACAACGCGGAATTGACGACGCAAAAACGGTCGCAAAAAATGTAGAAACCGCGTTTAATTTGGAAGCCGAAAGCGTCCTGACCGCCTCCACAGGGATTATCGGCGAATTTCTTCCCGTCGAAAAAATTACCGCCGCCATACCCGCGCTTGAAAAAAATTTATCGAGAAACGGCGCGCATTCTTTCGCAACGGCAATTATGACAACCGACACCAAACAAAAGGAGTGCGCGTATGAAATCGAACTTTCGAGCGGAACATTCACCATCGGCGGCTGTTGCAAAGGTGCGGGAATGATTGCTCCGAATATGGCAACTATGCTCGGATTTATCACCACCGATTTGAATTTAGACCAAGACGCACTAAACACTCTCCACAAAAAAACCGTTAACGCCACATTCAATAACGTAACAGTTGACGGCGACACCTCCACAAACGATATGGTTATAGTAATGGCAAACGGCGCAAGCAAAACTTCTGCAAAAACCGACGAAGACAAAAAACTTGTGGAAGAAGCGTTTTTCACGGTTTACAACGAATTGTGCGCAAAAATCGCCGAAGACGGAGAGGGCGCAACCAAGAGAGTGGAAATTCGCGTTTCAAACGGCAAAAACTTTACCGACTGCAAACTCGCGGCAAAATCCGTAGCAAATTCCAACCTTACAAAATGCGCAATGTTCGGAAACGACCCGAATTGGGGCAGAATTTTGTGCGCAACAGGATATTCGGGCGCGGAACTCGACCCCGCAAAAATCGTAGTAAAACTATGCGGCACGCCCGTGTTTGAATACGGCTCCCCCGCAAAATTCAACGCCGCAGAATTAAGCGCAAAAATGAAATCAAAATTAGTGCTGATAGAAATCGACCTCGGCTTTGCAAACGGCTCCTTTGCCGTTGCACACACCTGCGATTTCAGTTATGATTATGTGAAAATCAATGCGGAGTATAGTACTTAA
- a CDS encoding LysM peptidoglycan-binding domain-containing protein, with protein MRKHIVSLIIIFVFGIFAFAQVGTQQPEANLALGQNNAPNYTVIRGDNLWDLATTHLGDPFMWRRIWEFNRWIADPHWIFPGNMLFIPGIATASVAEQTIVPAAEITLFDTAATLPQISNELERQNRVNSRNAEFLSLFEMFRYHISLEAQIQQPFVYEFNRKGKHVGRARRNSLFRSENGAIRSLGKVVINDGRPLVRQHQNANVKLTISEREAQELVKVGEELGFFVPRYDIRCKNGVIVVPVALGTVRETDGNSATIFTEQVWGKLSRGAILAPVRDFYSISTSLTYRPLSDSLKIQVAARLRPSAPIKPFEAMFINKGARDGIVMGDHIVLVSEPTRRSVSRRRFFEPATLEGLVVGVEDGSATVRITSISAMTTADMFNGVRIGRVVARD; from the coding sequence ATGAGAAAACACATAGTGTCGCTTATTATTATATTTGTATTCGGAATATTTGCATTTGCGCAAGTCGGTACACAGCAACCCGAAGCGAATTTAGCGCTTGGGCAAAACAATGCGCCTAATTATACTGTTATCAGAGGCGATAATCTTTGGGATTTGGCTACGACCCATCTGGGCGACCCGTTTATGTGGCGCAGAATTTGGGAATTTAACCGATGGATAGCCGACCCGCACTGGATTTTCCCCGGAAATATGCTTTTTATCCCCGGCATTGCGACTGCTTCCGTTGCAGAGCAGACAATTGTTCCCGCCGCCGAAATTACGCTTTTCGATACCGCGGCAACGCTTCCTCAGATTAGCAACGAACTTGAACGCCAAAACAGGGTTAATTCAAGAAACGCCGAGTTTTTGTCTTTGTTTGAAATGTTCCGTTATCACATATCGCTTGAAGCGCAAATACAACAGCCGTTTGTTTATGAGTTTAACCGCAAAGGCAAACACGTAGGCAGAGCTCGCAGAAACTCTCTGTTCAGGAGTGAAAACGGCGCAATTCGCAGTTTGGGAAAAGTGGTAATCAACGACGGACGACCGCTTGTAAGGCAACATCAGAATGCTAATGTAAAACTTACAATAAGCGAAAGAGAGGCGCAGGAACTTGTGAAAGTCGGCGAAGAACTCGGTTTTTTTGTGCCGAGATATGACATTCGTTGCAAAAACGGCGTTATTGTTGTTCCCGTCGCATTGGGAACGGTCAGAGAAACAGACGGCAATTCAGCGACGATTTTTACAGAACAAGTGTGGGGAAAACTTTCTCGCGGTGCAATACTTGCTCCCGTCCGCGATTTTTATTCAATAAGCACGTCGCTGACGTACAGACCGCTTTCGGACTCGCTTAAAATTCAAGTTGCCGCAAGATTAAGACCGAGCGCACCCATAAAACCGTTTGAGGCAATGTTTATAAATAAGGGAGCCCGCGACGGGATTGTTATGGGCGACCACATAGTTTTAGTAAGCGAGCCTACACGGCGTTCTGTCTCAAGAAGACGCTTTTTTGAGCCCGCAACTTTGGAGGGCTTGGTAGTAGGGGTAGAGGATGGAAGTGCGACGGTAAGAATTACAAGCATTTCCGCTATGACAACCGCCGATATGTTTAACGGTGTAAGAATAGGCAGAGTAGTTGCGAGAGACTAG
- a CDS encoding SlyX family protein, whose product MKERIVAIEERIAFYEKTVDELSGVIYEQHKEIAVLQQKVASLELFQKTSGDTALKDAKDETPPPHW is encoded by the coding sequence ATGAAAGAAAGAATTGTTGCAATTGAGGAGAGAATAGCATTCTACGAAAAAACCGTTGATGAGTTAAGCGGCGTAATCTACGAACAGCATAAAGAAATAGCTGTTTTACAGCAAAAAGTCGCCTCGCTCGAATTATTTCAAAAAACAAGCGGAGACACAGCACTAAAAGACGCAAAAGACGAAACTCCGCCTCCACATTGGTGA
- a CDS encoding InlB B-repeat-containing protein, producing the protein MDKLLKSIGVSAILVVVSFLLFGCFGGGGSGGGGGGGGGGGGRDVLINAANEAWVNTASVGERSGFILRADGTISWIQETSANNWAVGINGTWEANNNMLTTTAFGVSVSASYTVINNDRIVHSDNIFNRMSGVFIGGGGGGGGDIGNRDSRLINTATNEAWIEEGLVGDRDGMIFRQNGTFTSIYEIGPNVWTDSYEGIRLEGTWHTINNNVLSLSLSLLGITRQVNYSVANNNRIVMDGEYVFNRTSNVVIGGGGGGGTTYTISFNSQGGSSHSPITGAAGSQITLPTPTRNNHSFDGWFSEAQGGTRFGGGGASFTITRTLTMHAQWTQGGGSGGGGDIGNRDSRLINTSTNEAWIGGGLVGDREGMIFRQNGTFVAIFEISPNVWTDSYEGIRLEGTWHTINNNVLSLSLSLLGMEITDQMSYSVINNDRIVIDGDVFNRTSNVVIGGGGSGGGGGSQDSRLVNIAANEAWIDTYSAGNRDGFILRADGTYTAVSDFGGTWQSNGSGTWHTSGNTLTLTGSGYYSGSGTFNLSNNNNTLSFQGETLLRTSNVVIGGGGGGSDPGPRDVTLVNFFDNEAWVEEGFLGDREGIIFRQNGTFVVIFETSPNVWTDNDEGFRFEGTWHTINNNILSLSFLGMTDQMSYSVINYDRIVIDGHVFNRTNNIVVSGSGWAVWAAPEYPQQTRSARQTESAFRQRLLENRNANPQTARAPRQVIGNEESGKSSFIQNLFEKIKKSR; encoded by the coding sequence ATGGATAAATTATTAAAATCTATTGGCGTGTCGGCGATTTTGGTTGTCGTGAGCTTTCTTTTATTCGGTTGCTTCGGCGGCGGTGGTAGCGGCGGAGGCGGCGGAGGAGGAGGCGGAGGTGGTGGCAGGGACGTATTGATTAATGCCGCGAATGAGGCGTGGGTTAATACTGCTTCTGTCGGTGAGCGTAGCGGATTTATTTTAAGAGCAGACGGTACGATTTCGTGGATTCAAGAGACGAGCGCAAATAATTGGGCTGTCGGTATTAATGGTACTTGGGAGGCTAACAACAATATGCTGACTACGACTGCTTTCGGTGTATCGGTGTCTGCGAGTTATACAGTAATAAACAACGACAGAATAGTGCACAGCGACAATATATTCAACAGAATGAGCGGTGTATTTATCGGCGGCGGTGGTGGCGGCGGCGGAGATATTGGAAATCGAGACAGCCGATTGATAAACACAGCAACCAACGAAGCGTGGATTGAAGAGGGACTTGTTGGCGACCGTGATGGAATGATTTTCAGACAAAACGGCACATTTACGTCGATTTATGAGATAGGTCCAAATGTTTGGACTGACAGTTATGAAGGTATTAGGCTTGAAGGTACTTGGCATACAATTAACAACAATGTTTTGTCTTTATCTCTTTCTCTTTTGGGTATTACGCGACAAGTAAATTATTCGGTAGCCAACAATAACAGAATAGTAATGGACGGCGAATATGTATTTAACAGAACAAGCAATGTAGTAATCGGCGGCGGTGGTGGCGGAGGCACAACTTATACAATAAGTTTTAATTCGCAGGGCGGCTCTTCGCATTCTCCGATAACGGGTGCGGCGGGCTCGCAAATAACTTTACCGACCCCGACCAGAAACAATCATTCGTTTGACGGTTGGTTTAGCGAAGCGCAAGGCGGCACCCGTTTTGGTGGCGGCGGAGCAAGTTTTACTATTACAAGAACTTTAACTATGCACGCTCAATGGACTCAAGGCGGTGGCAGTGGTGGTGGTGGTGATATTGGAAATCGAGACAGCCGATTGATAAACACATCGACCAACGAAGCGTGGATTGGAGGGGGACTTGTTGGCGACCGTGAGGGAATGATTTTCAGACAAAACGGTACATTTGTGGCGATTTTTGAGATAAGCCCAAATGTTTGGACTGATAGTTATGAAGGTATTAGACTTGAAGGTACTTGGCATACAATTAACAACAATGTTTTGTCTTTGTCGTTGTCTCTTTTGGGTATGGAGATTACGGATCAGATGAGTTATTCGGTAATCAACAACGACAGAATAGTAATTGATGGAGATGTATTTAACAGAACAAGTAATGTAGTAATCGGTGGCGGTGGTAGTGGTGGAGGAGGAGGTAGCCAAGACAGCAGGTTGGTTAACATTGCCGCCAACGAAGCGTGGATAGACACCTATTCTGCTGGCAACCGCGACGGATTTATTCTTCGCGCTGACGGTACATATACTGCCGTAAGTGATTTTGGCGGAACTTGGCAATCAAACGGAAGCGGCACGTGGCACACAAGCGGAAACACCTTAACCTTAACAGGTAGCGGCTATTATTCGGGGTCAGGCACTTTCAATCTTTCAAATAATAATAATACTTTGAGCTTTCAAGGCGAAACCTTGCTGAGGACAAGCAATGTAGTAATCGGCGGCGGCGGCGGTGGTAGCGACCCCGGTCCTCGAGACGTCACATTGGTAAACTTTTTCGATAACGAAGCGTGGGTTGAAGAGGGGTTTCTTGGCGACCGAGAGGGAATAATTTTCAGACAAAACGGTACATTTGTGGTGATTTTTGAGACAAGTCCGAATGTTTGGACTGACAATGATGAAGGTTTCAGATTTGAAGGTACTTGGCATACAATTAACAATAATATTTTGTCTTTGTCTTTTTTGGGTATGACGGATCAGATGAGTTATTCGGTAATCAACTACGACAGAATAGTAATTGATGGGCATGTATTTAACAGAACAAACAATATAGTTGTATCGGGGTCTGGTTGGGCGGTCTGGGCGGCTCCCGAATATCCGCAACAAACCCGCAGTGCAAGACAAACGGAAAGTGCTTTCAGGCAAAGATTGCTTGAAAACAGAAACGCAAATCCGCAGACAGCACGCGCACCGCGGCAAGTTATCGGCAATGAAGAAAGCGGCAAGTCGTCGTTTATACAAAATTTGTTTGAGAAGATAAAGAAAAGTCGTTAA